Proteins encoded by one window of Cydia splendana chromosome 14, ilCydSple1.2, whole genome shotgun sequence:
- the LOC134797122 gene encoding protein lin-52 homolog: protein MAAKQSSMEQEGQAAPDDIPLASLEESLLSLEKLDRASPELWPEQMPGVSEFAPLHNPNQSPPAWSRGLTKEDVVVMQQLAALSTSGLIMEVKKLHDMAYQLGLEEAKEMTRGKYLNIFARRNR, encoded by the exons ATGGCCGCGAAACAGAGTTCAATGGAACAAGAAG GGCAAGCAGCACCCGACGATATTCCTCTGGCATCCCTCGAGGAAAGCCTTTTGAGCCTAGAAAAGCTTGATCGTGCATCACCAGAGCTATGGCCTGAACAAA TGCCTGGAGTGTCCGAATTCGCACCGCTTCATAATCCTAACCAGTCGCCTCCCGCCTGGAGCAGAGGACTCACAAAAGAAGACGTGGTTGTAATGCAAC AACTGGCAGCTCTCTCAACTAGTGGCCTTATAATGGAAGTGAAGAAACTGCATGACATGGCATACCAACTGGGACTAGAAGAGGCTAAGGAAATGACAAGAGGGAAATATCTGAATATATTTGCAAGAAGAAATCGATAG